A region from the Hyalangium gracile genome encodes:
- a CDS encoding DUF4194 domain-containing protein: protein MLVSLMKGVLYQEDDPVLWQTLLQQQGRVRDHVLVLGLQLMLDEAEGYACLRQRPMGGDEQELPRLVARRQLSYGVSLLLALLRKKLVDVDASGGSSRLVLRREDIHELVRLFQSDGTNEVRRVDRLDADIAKVVELGFLRKLRESDDTFEVRRILKAFVDAQWLDAFEQRLADYRAHLNEDHGGTA from the coding sequence GTGCTCGTCTCCCTGATGAAGGGAGTGCTCTACCAGGAGGACGATCCGGTCCTCTGGCAGACCCTGCTCCAGCAGCAAGGGCGCGTGCGCGACCACGTGTTGGTGCTGGGCCTGCAGCTGATGCTCGACGAAGCGGAGGGCTATGCCTGTCTGCGCCAGCGCCCCATGGGCGGGGATGAGCAGGAGCTGCCGCGCCTCGTGGCACGCCGGCAGCTGAGCTATGGGGTCAGCCTGCTCCTCGCGCTCCTGCGCAAGAAGCTGGTGGATGTGGACGCGTCCGGGGGCAGCAGCCGGCTCGTGCTCCGGCGTGAGGACATCCATGAGCTGGTGCGGCTGTTCCAGTCAGACGGCACCAACGAGGTGCGCCGGGTGGACCGGCTGGATGCGGACATCGCGAAGGTGGTGGAGCTGGGCTTCCTTCGCAAGCTGCGCGAGAGCGATGACACCTTCGAGGTCCGTCGCATCCTCAAGGCGTTCGTCGACGCGCAGTGGCTGGATGCTTTCGAGCAGCGGCTCGCGGACTACCGCGCTCACCTCAACGAAGACCATGGAGGTACCGCATGA
- a CDS encoding ATP-binding protein — translation MTIARPAIQADLLDVGAHNERAGFRLHRFEVYNWGTFHQQVWNLGLHGDSGLLTGDIGSGKSTLVDALVTLLVPPQKLAFNKAAGAESRERTLRSYVLGQYKSERSEAGSGARPVFLRDGTTYSVLLAHFHNEGYGQDVTLAQVLWMRETEAQPARFYVVADARLSIAEHFSRFGADLGNLKKRLKGLTREVHDTFPPYQAAFRRRFGIENEQALDLFLQTVSMKSVGNLTDFVRQHMLPPSTVETRLTALISHFDDLHRAHEAVLKAKRQLSLLEPLVEDCERYASVAAELDALRVCREALRPWFSEQRAKFAEARLAELGTEREQLRLEGEQLKEALSRQGLERDRIKQAIAAKGGGRIESVKAELDQRRQEKEARWQKAERYRKLAEAVGLPAAADADVFLANTQAVQSLREQAETELAQTQKGLTDAEVQLRELKASHQEILTELESLRRRRSNIPASMLQLRERMCAELKLDAESLPFAGELLQVREEERDWEGAIERVLHAFGLSLLVPDGDYQRVAQWVERTHLGARLVYYRVREAGAGRTSTAQAQSLVHKLAIKSDSGLCRWLEAELARRFDYACCDTPEEFQRARQALTRAGQLKGAGERHEKDDRYRLDDRSRWVLGWTNEGKRKTLEAKARGLEARLQTAAAKWRELEAKRKALQGRGELLGKLTVFDCFRELDWKSIALDIQLGEVHLRQLESASNVLRTLERQLDKCERELEATQAKLKAVEKRQARQEVQEDDARKVLTACQQAQRDATEAMRACYPRVEALCTEVGKGAALDTDTAEERERQVREELQRRIDGEGKRQERARDGIVRAMQTYRAAFPLETQEVDASLDAAGDYKAMLVSLRGDDLPRFEVRFKSLLNENTIREVANFQAQLHRERQDIRERVDTINRSLRAIDYNPDRYIVLEISPSTDPDVRDFQHDLRACTEGTLPGAEDDAYSEKKFLEVKRIIERFRGREGHTEVDARWTRRVTDVRNWFAFSASERWREDDREHEHYTDSGGKSGGQKEKLAYTVLAASLAYQFGLQWGETRSRSFRFVVIDEAFGRGSDESAQYGLELFRRLNLQLLIVTPLQKIRVIEPYVSSVGFVHNHEGRLSKVRNLTIEDYRSERDARSA, via the coding sequence ATGACCATCGCACGTCCCGCCATCCAGGCGGATCTCCTCGACGTGGGCGCTCACAACGAGCGCGCCGGGTTCCGGCTTCATCGCTTCGAGGTCTACAACTGGGGAACCTTCCACCAGCAGGTGTGGAACCTGGGGCTCCATGGAGACAGCGGGCTGCTGACCGGGGATATCGGCTCGGGCAAGTCGACCCTGGTGGACGCGCTGGTGACGCTGCTCGTCCCGCCGCAGAAGCTGGCGTTCAACAAGGCCGCGGGGGCGGAGTCCCGGGAGCGCACCCTGCGCTCCTACGTCCTGGGGCAGTACAAGTCCGAGCGCTCGGAGGCGGGGAGTGGTGCCCGTCCCGTCTTCCTGCGTGACGGGACGACCTACTCCGTGCTGCTCGCGCACTTCCACAACGAGGGGTACGGGCAGGACGTCACGCTGGCCCAGGTGCTGTGGATGCGCGAGACGGAGGCCCAGCCCGCGCGGTTCTATGTCGTGGCGGACGCGCGGCTCTCCATCGCCGAGCACTTCTCGCGCTTCGGAGCGGACCTGGGGAACCTGAAGAAGCGCCTCAAGGGGCTCACCCGCGAGGTGCATGACACCTTCCCGCCCTACCAGGCGGCCTTCCGGCGGCGGTTCGGGATCGAGAATGAGCAGGCGCTGGATCTCTTCCTCCAGACGGTGTCGATGAAGTCGGTGGGGAACCTGACCGACTTCGTGCGCCAGCACATGCTCCCGCCGTCCACCGTCGAGACACGGCTGACCGCGCTCATCTCCCACTTCGATGACCTCCACCGGGCGCACGAGGCGGTGCTCAAGGCGAAGCGTCAGCTCAGCCTGCTCGAGCCCCTGGTCGAGGACTGCGAACGCTACGCCAGCGTGGCGGCCGAACTGGACGCGCTGCGGGTCTGCCGCGAGGCCCTGCGGCCCTGGTTCTCCGAGCAGCGGGCGAAGTTCGCCGAGGCGCGCCTGGCGGAGCTGGGAACGGAGCGCGAGCAGCTGCGGCTCGAAGGGGAGCAGCTCAAGGAGGCGCTGAGCCGGCAGGGACTGGAGAGGGACCGGATCAAGCAGGCGATCGCGGCGAAGGGGGGAGGGCGGATCGAATCGGTCAAGGCCGAGCTCGACCAGCGGCGGCAGGAGAAGGAGGCGCGGTGGCAGAAGGCCGAGCGCTACAGGAAGCTGGCTGAGGCGGTCGGGCTCCCCGCGGCTGCTGATGCGGACGTCTTCCTGGCCAATACGCAGGCCGTCCAGTCGCTGCGCGAGCAGGCCGAGACGGAGCTCGCCCAGACGCAGAAGGGGCTCACGGATGCCGAGGTCCAGCTCCGCGAGCTCAAGGCCTCCCATCAGGAGATCCTGACCGAGCTCGAATCCCTCCGGCGGCGGCGCTCCAACATCCCTGCCAGCATGCTCCAGCTCCGTGAGCGGATGTGCGCCGAGCTCAAGTTGGATGCGGAGTCGCTGCCCTTCGCCGGTGAGCTGCTGCAGGTACGCGAGGAGGAGCGCGACTGGGAGGGAGCTATCGAGCGGGTGCTGCATGCCTTCGGGCTCTCGCTCCTGGTGCCGGACGGGGACTACCAGCGGGTTGCGCAGTGGGTGGAGCGCACCCATCTGGGCGCACGGCTGGTCTACTACCGTGTGCGGGAGGCGGGGGCGGGGCGGACGTCCACGGCCCAGGCTCAGTCCCTGGTTCACAAGCTGGCCATCAAGTCCGACTCGGGCCTGTGCCGCTGGCTGGAGGCGGAGCTCGCGCGGCGCTTCGACTACGCGTGCTGCGACACTCCGGAGGAGTTCCAGCGCGCGCGTCAGGCCCTGACTCGGGCCGGGCAGCTCAAGGGTGCCGGAGAGCGACACGAGAAGGACGACCGGTACCGGCTCGATGACCGCTCGCGCTGGGTGCTTGGCTGGACGAACGAGGGGAAGCGGAAGACGTTGGAGGCGAAGGCGCGTGGGCTGGAGGCCCGGCTCCAGACGGCGGCCGCGAAGTGGCGGGAGCTTGAGGCGAAGCGCAAGGCCCTGCAAGGCCGGGGCGAGCTGCTGGGCAAGCTGACCGTCTTCGACTGCTTCCGGGAGCTGGACTGGAAGTCCATCGCGCTGGACATCCAGCTTGGGGAGGTGCACCTGCGGCAGCTCGAGTCCGCCTCCAATGTGCTGCGCACGCTCGAGCGGCAGCTCGACAAGTGCGAGCGCGAGCTGGAGGCGACACAGGCGAAGCTGAAGGCGGTGGAGAAGCGTCAGGCGCGCCAGGAGGTGCAGGAGGATGACGCGCGCAAGGTGCTGACGGCCTGTCAGCAGGCGCAGCGGGATGCCACCGAGGCGATGCGGGCCTGCTACCCGCGGGTGGAGGCTTTGTGCACGGAAGTAGGGAAGGGGGCCGCGCTCGATACCGATACCGCCGAGGAGCGCGAGCGGCAGGTTCGCGAGGAGCTTCAGCGGAGGATCGACGGGGAGGGCAAACGGCAGGAGCGGGCGCGAGACGGCATCGTCCGAGCGATGCAGACCTACCGGGCGGCCTTCCCGCTGGAGACGCAGGAGGTGGATGCGAGCCTGGACGCCGCGGGCGACTACAAGGCGATGCTGGTGTCGCTGCGCGGCGATGACCTGCCTCGCTTCGAGGTCCGCTTCAAGAGCCTGTTGAACGAGAACACCATCCGCGAGGTGGCCAACTTCCAGGCGCAGCTGCATCGAGAGCGCCAGGACATCCGCGAGCGCGTCGACACCATCAACCGCTCACTGAGGGCCATCGACTACAACCCGGACCGCTACATCGTCCTGGAGATCAGTCCGAGCACCGACCCCGACGTGCGCGACTTCCAGCACGACCTGCGCGCGTGCACGGAAGGGACGCTCCCGGGCGCGGAGGACGACGCGTACTCGGAGAAGAAGTTCCTCGAGGTGAAGCGCATCATCGAGCGCTTCCGGGGGCGAGAGGGCCATACGGAGGTGGATGCGCGCTGGACGCGGCGGGTGACGGACGTGCGCAACTGGTTCGCCTTCTCGGCCTCGGAGCGCTGGCGCGAGGATGACCGGGAGCACGAGCACTACACGGACTCGGGGGGCAAGTCGGGCGGGCAGAAGGAGAAGCTCGCGTACACGGTGCTCGCCGCGAGCCTCGCCTACCAGTTTGGCCTGCAGTGGGGAGAGACGCGCTCGCGCTCGTTCCGCTTCGTCGTCATCGACGAGGCGTTCGGTCGCGGCTCGGACGAGTCGGCGCAGTATGGGCTGGAGCTCTTCCGTCGGCTCAACCTGCAATTGCTCATCGTGACGCCCCTGCAGAAGATCCGTGTCATCGAGCCCTATGTCTCGAGCGTGGGATTCGTGCACAACCACGAGGGGCGGCTCTCCAAGGTGCGCAACCTCACGATCGAGGACTACCGCTCCGAGCGCGATGCACGCAGCGCGTGA
- a CDS encoding AI-2E family transporter: MATTQGSRRVFIGLILLSIVLVLLVISPFFEAFFLAAVLAGAFFGMQTWLTKRLWGRSGLAAGIISLGIVLALLVPLAALTAFIVSQVIEGVNFISTLIQQRGLEGLLAYVPGPFKDSAARMLERFQSGSAGMWQTLQEQLSARGAVAAQTVGGVVAATGSMIFQAVMMLIALYFLLVDGKRLVEWLESVSPLKRGQTTELLTEFRRVTRSVLVSTLATAGVQAVAALVGYLITGVPVPIFFAAVTFFFALIPAVGAAAVCVAAALVLLATGHPVAAIVLAAWGIIVVGLSDNVIKPLLAKRGMHMHGVIVFFALLGGLSVFGPIGLLLGPLSVAFFLAVVRIYERDYGRPSARPGDPATPPQALPPVERGEGWEPSRTTVEGPEERHSH, translated from the coding sequence ATGGCCACCACCCAGGGATCGCGTCGGGTCTTCATCGGGCTCATCCTGCTATCCATCGTCCTGGTGTTGCTGGTCATCTCGCCTTTCTTCGAGGCGTTCTTCCTGGCCGCGGTGCTGGCCGGAGCCTTCTTTGGCATGCAGACCTGGCTGACGAAGCGCCTGTGGGGAAGGAGCGGGCTGGCGGCCGGCATCATCAGCCTGGGCATCGTCCTGGCCCTGCTGGTGCCTCTCGCCGCGCTCACGGCGTTCATCGTGTCCCAGGTCATCGAAGGGGTGAACTTCATCTCCACCCTCATCCAGCAGCGAGGGCTGGAGGGCTTGCTGGCCTACGTCCCAGGGCCCTTCAAGGACTCCGCCGCGCGCATGTTGGAGCGCTTCCAGTCGGGGAGCGCAGGGATGTGGCAGACCCTGCAGGAGCAGCTGAGCGCCCGGGGCGCCGTCGCGGCCCAGACGGTGGGCGGAGTGGTGGCAGCCACGGGTTCGATGATCTTCCAGGCCGTGATGATGCTCATCGCGCTCTATTTCCTGCTGGTGGATGGCAAGCGGCTCGTGGAGTGGCTGGAGAGTGTGTCCCCCCTCAAGCGAGGACAGACGACGGAGCTGCTGACCGAGTTCCGCCGCGTCACCCGGTCGGTGCTGGTGTCCACTCTCGCGACCGCGGGCGTGCAGGCGGTCGCGGCGCTGGTGGGCTACCTCATCACCGGTGTGCCCGTTCCCATCTTCTTCGCGGCGGTGACGTTCTTCTTCGCGCTCATCCCGGCCGTTGGCGCCGCCGCGGTGTGCGTGGCCGCCGCTCTGGTGCTGCTCGCCACCGGGCACCCCGTGGCCGCGATCGTCCTGGCCGCGTGGGGCATCATCGTGGTGGGGCTCTCGGACAACGTCATCAAGCCGCTGCTCGCCAAGCGGGGCATGCACATGCACGGCGTCATCGTCTTCTTCGCCCTGCTGGGAGGCCTGTCCGTCTTCGGTCCGATCGGCCTGCTGCTGGGGCCGCTCAGCGTGGCCTTCTTCCTGGCCGTGGTGCGCATCTACGAGCGCGACTACGGACGGCCCTCCGCCCGCCCTGGAGACCCCGCCACTCCGCCGCAGGCCCTGCCCCCCGTGGAGAGGGGCGAAGGTTGGGAGCCCTCCCGTACCACGGTCGAAGGCCCTGAGGAGCGGCACTCACATTAG
- the folD gene encoding bifunctional methylenetetrahydrofolate dehydrogenase/methenyltetrahydrofolate cyclohydrolase FolD: protein MARIIDGTEISRVMREQMAQEVAALRATGVTPGLSVVLVGNNPASQAYVASKTRACEALGMKGQTLNLPEDVSKDELFSVIDRLNSDPSVHGILVQLPLPAHLPYKAVLEHIHPAKDVDGFHPLNAGLAFVGDPRAFVPCTPAGIMEMLRRENVTTRGRHAVIVGRSLIVSKPLASLLMAPGPDATVTLTHRHTQDLASYTRQADILIVAVGKQNLITADMVKPGVVVIDVGQNRVPDESSPRGYRMVGDVDFDAVSAKAEAITPVPGGVGPMTITMLLANTIQAARQLQATKPTG, encoded by the coding sequence ATGGCGCGCATCATTGACGGGACCGAGATCAGCCGGGTGATGAGGGAGCAGATGGCCCAGGAGGTAGCGGCCCTCCGAGCCACCGGAGTCACACCCGGACTCTCCGTGGTGCTGGTGGGGAACAATCCGGCGAGCCAGGCCTACGTGGCCAGCAAGACGCGCGCGTGCGAAGCCCTGGGGATGAAGGGCCAGACGCTGAACCTGCCGGAGGACGTATCCAAGGACGAGCTGTTCTCTGTCATTGACCGCCTGAACTCCGATCCATCGGTGCACGGCATCCTGGTGCAGCTCCCCCTGCCCGCCCACCTGCCCTACAAGGCCGTGCTCGAGCACATCCACCCGGCCAAGGACGTGGACGGCTTCCATCCCCTCAACGCCGGCCTGGCCTTCGTGGGCGACCCCCGAGCGTTCGTGCCGTGCACCCCGGCCGGAATCATGGAGATGCTCCGCCGCGAGAACGTCACCACCCGAGGCAGGCATGCCGTCATCGTGGGCCGGAGCCTCATCGTCAGCAAGCCGCTGGCCTCGCTGCTCATGGCTCCCGGCCCCGACGCCACGGTCACCCTCACCCACCGGCACACGCAGGACCTCGCCTCCTACACCCGGCAGGCGGACATCCTCATCGTCGCGGTGGGGAAGCAGAACCTCATCACCGCCGACATGGTGAAGCCCGGCGTGGTGGTCATCGACGTGGGGCAGAACCGCGTCCCCGACGAGAGCTCCCCGCGCGGCTACCGCATGGTGGGGGACGTGGACTTCGACGCCGTCAGCGCGAAGGCCGAGGCCATCACCCCTGTCCCTGGGGGCGTAGGCCCGATGACCATCACGATGCTGCTCGCGAACACGATCCAGGCCGCGCGCCAGCTCCAGGCCACCAAGCCCACCGGCTAA
- the xseB gene encoding exodeoxyribonuclease VII small subunit: protein MAKQKRSTNEPSYGEAAARLEEILQEIEEGQVDVDELSGLVKEAAELVTLCRGKIQAAEMQVKTIAEQLEREAPDAETDEDDAE, encoded by the coding sequence ATGGCAAAGCAGAAGCGGTCGACGAACGAGCCCTCCTACGGTGAGGCCGCGGCGCGGCTGGAGGAGATCCTGCAGGAGATCGAGGAAGGCCAGGTCGACGTCGACGAGCTCTCCGGGCTGGTGAAGGAAGCCGCCGAACTCGTGACGCTCTGCCGCGGGAAGATCCAGGCGGCGGAGATGCAGGTGAAGACCATCGCCGAGCAGCTCGAGCGCGAAGCCCCTGACGCCGAGACCGACGAAGATGATGCCGAGTAG
- the xseA gene encoding exodeoxyribonuclease VII large subunit, which yields MDVVKTLPARHWNGTEKYWSVPEENVVAVVDQLHAEGFDFCENTQRLYRERGGQLALGTNEHVPGAPRKQVGAATDLTVSQLNEKVQGALQRAFPNSLWLVGEISGLNKARHRSVVGFELIERDAWGKESSKLRAVLFGRTLRDLEDRLAKAGDPFQLEDELQIRVRGRVELYVPWGSYQFVIEDLDLDYTLGEVARRQEELRRRLAEEGLLERNRSLPFPRLPLRVGLVTSLESDAYHDVLRTLEESGFAFDVVVHGARVQGRQTEPSVLNALDWFRAHAAEFDVLLICRGGGSRTDLAWFDSEAIARAVATFPIPVLVGIGHERDLSLLDFVGRSAKTPTAAARMLVDHVLESRDVVEAHLERILDHAKELLEGSSSELEEQARQIPLVAKDLLERSIQTLRDAARRLRRGAGSDLSSESRRLDEIASRLGPYASRQLAIESERVEARRRRLLLLDPRRVVERGYAILRTETGAVLKDAAQAPSGTSLTAELKRGTLRIRSEGPEKT from the coding sequence GTGGACGTCGTCAAAACGCTCCCCGCCCGCCACTGGAACGGCACCGAGAAATATTGGTCGGTTCCCGAGGAGAACGTGGTCGCGGTCGTGGACCAGCTACACGCCGAGGGATTCGACTTCTGCGAGAACACGCAGCGCCTGTACCGTGAACGTGGCGGTCAACTCGCCCTCGGCACGAATGAGCACGTACCTGGCGCTCCACGCAAGCAGGTGGGAGCGGCGACCGACCTCACCGTCTCGCAGCTCAATGAGAAGGTCCAAGGGGCCCTCCAGCGGGCGTTTCCAAACTCCCTGTGGCTCGTGGGTGAGATCTCCGGGCTCAACAAGGCCCGACACAGGAGCGTCGTCGGCTTCGAGCTCATCGAACGCGATGCGTGGGGAAAGGAATCCTCCAAGCTCAGGGCCGTCCTCTTCGGGCGCACGCTGCGAGACCTCGAAGACCGGCTCGCCAAGGCGGGTGACCCCTTCCAGCTCGAGGACGAGCTCCAGATCCGGGTGCGTGGGCGCGTCGAGCTCTACGTCCCGTGGGGCTCGTACCAGTTCGTGATCGAGGACCTCGATCTGGACTACACGCTGGGAGAGGTAGCCCGGCGACAAGAGGAGCTTCGCCGGCGGCTTGCCGAAGAAGGCCTCCTCGAGCGGAACCGCTCGCTGCCCTTCCCCCGGCTGCCCCTGCGCGTAGGCCTCGTGACGAGTCTGGAGTCGGACGCCTACCACGACGTGCTGCGTACGCTGGAGGAGTCCGGGTTCGCGTTCGACGTAGTGGTCCATGGAGCGCGTGTCCAGGGACGACAGACAGAGCCCTCGGTCCTGAATGCGCTGGACTGGTTCCGAGCCCATGCCGCGGAGTTCGATGTCCTGCTCATCTGCCGGGGCGGCGGCTCGCGAACGGATCTCGCATGGTTCGACTCGGAGGCCATCGCTCGGGCCGTCGCGACATTCCCCATCCCTGTCCTGGTCGGAATCGGCCATGAGCGGGACTTGTCTTTGCTCGACTTCGTGGGCCGAAGCGCCAAGACCCCGACAGCGGCGGCTCGCATGCTCGTCGATCACGTCCTGGAGTCCCGGGACGTGGTCGAAGCGCACCTGGAGAGAATTCTCGATCACGCCAAGGAGCTCCTCGAGGGTTCCTCGTCGGAGCTCGAGGAGCAGGCCCGCCAGATCCCACTCGTGGCCAAGGACCTCCTCGAGCGGAGCATCCAGACTCTTCGGGATGCGGCACGGCGGCTCCGCCGGGGCGCGGGGAGCGACCTCTCCTCCGAGTCGCGTCGACTCGACGAGATCGCTTCGCGGCTGGGCCCGTACGCCTCCAGGCAGCTCGCGATCGAAAGCGAGCGCGTCGAAGCGCGGAGACGTCGCCTGCTCTTGTTGGATCCACGGCGCGTGGTGGAGCGCGGGTACGCCATCTTGCGCACGGAGACGGGAGCGGTCCTCAAGGATGCCGCGCAGGCCCCCAGCGGCACCTCGCTCACGGCCGAGCTGAAGCGGGGCACATTGCGGATTCGCTCCGAAGGTCCGGAGAAGACATAG
- the sitA5 gene encoding SitA5 family polymorphic toxin: MSIRLPGAPATGARLGPCFGGWVLIVLFQFACATNTRQGSSVAYRSNSLASPPAPEERVAVTVEPGLESATLYVMDFIEPGAVPTRPVPIPRAEFQQSFLRLAREVRLGVKAPREAARELLDLLRPPEGVETVDSQGDWLLEVYRHQAYTLVPERQEGLVRLAPEADAALKAKYLQWCESRGGGDCLGLLDDGPYLRTDDRRTLALAFAFGTVLDETQAALARELLDVRALVSMVVWTVALYCMMWVVPEPTTKAVAAGMTLLLMGYLGLETVYGLMDGWARMADAAHDAPTFEELRAAGEKFGQVLGEDAARAMILAVATLSGHTVGQVAARVRLLPRFNLAGAQFEAQGGAAAMGRLEGTEAALTTEGALAKAVVSVETVAISPQGPMAVVMLKKGRGRSGGHAPGGRSAETLIRHRGGNRQVELSDGQRWHLPRGRSVADIPAEDQVGDMLQDAVTRAAKEWGPHRLSQNERRAIDDARQRGEYWLARLLEREAQGRFVHEELKARLRGSLRYKHQGVDVVDLKTGHKYEILSGTESNLARHGRRMTGEFFRMLTF, from the coding sequence GTGTCTATCCGTCTTCCCGGCGCACCCGCTACGGGCGCGCGTCTGGGGCCCTGCTTTGGCGGCTGGGTCCTCATCGTCCTCTTTCAGTTCGCGTGTGCCACGAACACCCGACAGGGCAGCTCCGTGGCCTATCGCTCCAACTCGCTCGCGTCCCCGCCGGCACCAGAGGAGCGTGTGGCCGTCACGGTGGAGCCAGGGCTCGAGTCCGCCACGTTGTACGTCATGGACTTCATCGAGCCTGGCGCCGTGCCTACGCGGCCAGTGCCCATCCCCAGGGCCGAGTTCCAGCAGTCCTTCCTACGCCTGGCTCGCGAGGTGCGGCTGGGGGTGAAAGCTCCACGAGAGGCCGCCCGGGAGTTGCTCGACCTCCTGCGACCACCCGAGGGCGTCGAGACTGTGGACAGCCAGGGGGACTGGCTGCTGGAGGTGTATCGCCATCAAGCCTACACCCTCGTGCCCGAGCGTCAGGAGGGGCTGGTTCGCCTTGCCCCCGAGGCGGATGCAGCCCTGAAGGCGAAGTACCTCCAGTGGTGCGAGTCACGAGGAGGAGGCGACTGCCTGGGCCTGCTGGACGACGGGCCCTACCTGCGTACGGACGACCGGCGCACCCTGGCTCTGGCGTTCGCTTTCGGCACTGTGCTCGACGAGACGCAGGCGGCCCTGGCGCGCGAGCTGCTGGACGTACGGGCACTCGTCTCCATGGTCGTCTGGACGGTGGCCCTCTACTGCATGATGTGGGTAGTGCCCGAGCCGACGACCAAAGCCGTCGCTGCCGGCATGACCCTCCTCCTGATGGGCTACCTGGGCCTCGAGACGGTGTACGGGCTGATGGACGGGTGGGCCCGCATGGCCGACGCAGCGCACGACGCCCCCACCTTCGAAGAGTTGCGCGCGGCGGGCGAGAAATTCGGCCAGGTGCTGGGCGAGGACGCGGCACGGGCCATGATTCTCGCCGTGGCCACTCTCAGCGGGCACACGGTGGGACAGGTGGCTGCGCGGGTGAGACTGCTGCCGAGATTCAACCTCGCGGGGGCGCAGTTCGAGGCTCAGGGCGGTGCCGCCGCCATGGGGCGCTTGGAGGGCACGGAGGCGGCGCTCACGACGGAGGGGGCGCTGGCCAAGGCCGTGGTGTCAGTGGAAACGGTCGCCATCTCTCCTCAGGGCCCCATGGCCGTGGTGATGCTCAAGAAGGGGCGCGGCCGGAGCGGGGGACACGCTCCTGGGGGGCGCTCCGCCGAAACCCTCATTCGTCACCGAGGCGGCAACCGGCAGGTGGAACTCAGCGACGGCCAGCGCTGGCACTTGCCTCGTGGCAGATCGGTGGCCGACATTCCCGCCGAGGATCAGGTGGGCGACATGCTCCAGGATGCTGTCACCAGGGCTGCGAAGGAGTGGGGGCCCCACAGGCTCAGCCAGAACGAGCGAAGAGCCATCGACGATGCCAGGCAGAGGGGCGAATATTGGTTGGCGCGGTTGCTGGAGCGCGAGGCCCAGGGGCGGTTCGTACACGAAGAGCTCAAAGCCCGGTTGCGAGGGAGCCTTCGGTACAAACACCAGGGAGTGGACGTGGTTGACCTGAAGACGGGCCATAAGTACGAGATTCTCTCCGGCACGGAGTCGAATCTCGCGCGTCATGGCAGGCGCATGACGGGTGAGTTCTTCCGGATGCTCACCTTCTAA